One window from the genome of Microbulbifer pacificus encodes:
- the dprA gene encoding DNA-processing protein DprA — protein sequence MDALTATLALLRLEGIGPGLYWQLVERFGSAASVLQQSPQNLNRKLPERARMQLAEFQRLGLSGELGQWALAERERCAEQCIFLISLDDDAYPPLLKEIPRPPPVLYISGNLTTLSLPQVAVVGARRASRAGLDNARDFSADLAAAGFAITSGLALGVDAAAHSGAMKGGGKTIAVLGTGVDRIYPVRNAVLAEQILAADGAIVSEMPLGTAPEAGNFPRRNRIISGLSLGTLLVEAAVRSGSLITARLALEQNREVFAIPGSIHNPLARGCHHMIKHGAHLVETSGDIAAQLGGMLSGMASQSGLFDESTGCAPELTEEQRKIVHALGDDPRSIEQLAGDTGGETGDLMASLLYLELEGLVEQIPGGYQLTGSGARVASALMTVPG from the coding sequence ATGGATGCGTTGACCGCTACCCTCGCTCTTCTCCGTTTAGAGGGAATAGGCCCCGGTCTCTACTGGCAACTGGTGGAGCGTTTTGGCTCCGCTGCCTCCGTTCTCCAGCAGTCTCCGCAAAACCTGAACCGCAAACTGCCGGAGCGCGCCCGTATGCAGCTGGCAGAGTTCCAGCGCCTCGGGCTCTCTGGTGAGCTGGGACAGTGGGCGCTGGCCGAGCGTGAGCGCTGCGCCGAGCAATGTATCTTTCTGATATCCCTGGATGACGACGCCTATCCCCCACTGCTGAAAGAAATCCCTCGCCCACCGCCGGTGCTGTATATAAGCGGCAATCTCACGACCCTGTCACTGCCTCAGGTGGCAGTGGTCGGCGCGCGCCGCGCCAGCCGGGCCGGGCTCGATAATGCGCGGGACTTTTCCGCGGATCTGGCGGCTGCGGGTTTCGCCATTACCTCCGGGCTGGCGCTGGGCGTGGATGCGGCGGCGCACAGCGGGGCGATGAAGGGCGGCGGCAAGACCATCGCCGTGCTGGGTACCGGCGTTGACCGCATTTATCCGGTGCGCAATGCGGTTCTCGCCGAGCAGATCCTCGCTGCCGACGGTGCGATCGTCAGTGAAATGCCTCTGGGCACCGCGCCGGAAGCCGGCAATTTCCCCCGTCGCAACCGCATCATTTCCGGCCTGAGTCTCGGGACCCTGCTGGTGGAGGCGGCGGTGCGCTCCGGTTCGCTGATTACCGCGCGCCTGGCGCTGGAGCAGAACCGCGAGGTATTTGCCATACCCGGTTCCATCCACAACCCGCTGGCGCGGGGCTGCCACCACATGATCAAGCACGGCGCCCATCTGGTGGAAACCAGCGGCGATATTGCCGCGCAGCTCGGCGGCATGCTGTCGGGGATGGCAAGTCAGTCGGGCCTGTTCGACGAATCCACCGGGTGTGCACCGGAGCTCACTGAGGAACAGCGGAAGATCGTACATGCCCTCGGCGATGATCCGCGCAGTATCGAGCAACTGGCGGGGGACACTGGTGGCGAAACCGGCGATCTGATGGCGAGTCTGCTGTATCTGGAGCTGGAAGGCTTGGTGGAGCAGATCCCCGGTGGCTATCAACTCACCGGCAGTGGCGCACGTGTCGCTTCTGCACTGATGACAGTACCAGGCTGA